AACTCCGCGCGGCGGACGTTTCCGCGATTGTCCAGAAAGTACAGGAACGGTACGATGCCACCCGTGACTTCACGGCCACGGTGACGCAGGAAATGACCATCGCCAGCTTGGGCAAAACGACCACTGCCCGCGGCACCGTCGCCTTCAAGAAACCCGGCAAGATGCGCTGGGAGTTGGATCACGATGCCCCGCAAGTGATTGTCGCGGATGGCAGCACATTGTGGCTGTACCAACCCAAGGAACATCAGGTACTCAAAGCGCCCTTTGATGCGGCGTTTCGCTCCACCACGCCCATCTCGTTCCTCACCGGCGTCGGACGCATTGCCCAGGATTTCGACGTCAGTATCGATGGCACCAGCGCCGATGGGCAGCTGGTCTACTTGATACTCGTATCGCGGCGCGACAGCGCTGCGGTTGGAAAATTGCGGCTGACGGTGGCACGTGACAGCGGCGAAATACGCGGAGCGGAAGTGCA
This genomic window from Candidatus Binatia bacterium contains:
- a CDS encoding outer membrane lipoprotein carrier protein LolA, giving the protein MAWICGLAIAALASELRAADVSAIVQKVQERYDATRDFTATVTQEMTIASLGKTTTARGTVAFKKPGKMRWELDHDAPQVIVADGSTLWLYQPKEHQVLKAPFDAAFRSTTPISFLTGVGRIAQDFDVSIDGTSADGQLVYLILVSRRDSAAVGKLRLTVARDSGEIRGAEVHDPLGNVSRLQFDDIRRNQDLPDDRFVFQLPQGVDVITAPVLQ